A window of the Fibrobacter sp. UWH4 genome harbors these coding sequences:
- the hemL gene encoding glutamate-1-semialdehyde 2,1-aminomutase: MNHSLSEKLFAEAKGLMPGGVNSPVRAYGNVGATPPFIARAKGSHIYDVDGNDYIDYVGSWGPMLLGHAHDSVIKAVSETAQNGLSFGAPCGLESELAKLVMSLVPSVEMIRMVNSGTEATMSAIRAARGFTGRDKIVKFEGCYHGHSDSLLIKAGSGMLTTGKPSSKGVPADLAKYTLTLQYNDVAGVKELFDKIGDEIAGVIVEPVAGNMGVVPAKPEFLKTLSEETKKHGALLIVDEVMTGFRVDVHCAQGFYGIKPDLTTFGKIIGGGMPVGAYGGRLDVMQQIAPLGGIYQAGTLSGNPVAMAAGLATMRELSVHPELYAHAEAMTKRLIAGLLDAAKAAGIPLAANQVGSMGCIFFTEGPVECFADVQKSDLELFRRYFLGMLNEGIYLAPSQFEAIFVSAAHTENDIDRTVEAARKVFKGL, translated from the coding sequence ATGAACCATTCTTTAAGCGAAAAACTTTTTGCAGAAGCTAAGGGCCTGATGCCCGGTGGCGTGAATAGCCCTGTACGTGCGTACGGTAATGTGGGGGCGACGCCTCCGTTTATCGCCCGTGCGAAGGGAAGTCATATCTACGATGTAGATGGCAACGACTATATCGACTACGTGGGTAGCTGGGGCCCGATGCTTTTGGGGCATGCGCATGATTCTGTAATCAAGGCAGTCTCCGAGACGGCGCAGAACGGGCTCAGCTTCGGCGCTCCGTGCGGCTTGGAATCGGAACTTGCGAAGCTTGTGATGAGCCTTGTTCCGAGCGTCGAGATGATCCGCATGGTGAACAGCGGTACCGAGGCGACCATGAGCGCTATTCGTGCGGCTCGCGGATTTACAGGCCGCGACAAGATTGTGAAATTTGAAGGATGCTACCACGGCCATAGCGACAGCCTGCTCATCAAGGCGGGTTCGGGCATGCTCACGACGGGCAAGCCGAGCAGCAAGGGCGTGCCTGCGGACCTTGCCAAGTACACGCTCACGCTCCAGTACAACGATGTGGCGGGCGTGAAGGAACTTTTCGATAAGATAGGCGACGAAATCGCTGGCGTCATCGTGGAACCTGTTGCGGGGAACATGGGTGTCGTGCCCGCAAAGCCCGAGTTCCTGAAGACGCTTTCCGAAGAAACCAAGAAGCATGGCGCACTCCTGATCGTCGATGAAGTCATGACGGGATTTCGCGTGGATGTCCATTGCGCGCAGGGGTTCTATGGAATCAAGCCTGACTTGACGACTTTCGGAAAAATTATCGGCGGTGGAATGCCGGTAGGCGCCTATGGCGGTCGCCTCGATGTGATGCAGCAGATTGCCCCTCTCGGTGGAATCTACCAGGCGGGTACGCTGTCGGGCAATCCGGTCGCGATGGCGGCGGGGCTTGCCACGATGCGTGAACTTTCGGTGCATCCGGAGCTGTACGCGCATGCCGAAGCGATGACGAAGCGCCTGATTGCGGGCCTTCTGGATGCGGCCAAGGCGGCAGGAATTCCGCTTGCTGCCAATCAGGTGGGTTCTATGGGCTGCATCTTCTTTACTGAAGGGCCCGTGGAATGCTTTGCCGATGTGCAAAAGTCGGACTTGGAACTGTTCCGTAGGTACTTCCTCGGAATGCTCAATGAAGGTATCTACCTCGCGCCGAGCCAGTTCGAAGCCATTTTTGTGAGTGCCGCCCATACGGAAAATGACATTGACCGTACCGTCGAAGCGGCCCGCAAGGTGTTCAAGGGACTTTAG
- the hemB gene encoding porphobilinogen synthase, whose protein sequence is MVIRPRRLRKNETIRNMVAETAVNPDALVYPMFVVEGEGVKEEIPSMPGQFRFSIDEILKELESCVALGIKSILLFGIPSFKDEIASSAYDDDGIVQRAVRSIKAKFPELYVITDVCLCEYMSHGHCGIVKENGDVDNDPTLELLAKTALSHADAGADMVAPSDMMDGRVAAIRSKLDEKGFKDTPIMAYSAKFASAYYGPFRDAADSAPHFGNRKSYQMDVRNGREALHEVELDLEEGADIVMVKPGLAFLDVLCQTADMSNVPVAVYNVSGEYSMVKAAAKMGWIDENAIIRENLLAFKRAGADIIITYHAKEALERGLLK, encoded by the coding sequence ATGGTTATCCGTCCTCGCCGCTTGCGTAAGAATGAAACGATCCGCAATATGGTGGCTGAAACTGCCGTGAATCCCGATGCTCTCGTCTACCCGATGTTCGTGGTAGAGGGGGAGGGCGTCAAGGAAGAAATCCCGTCGATGCCGGGGCAGTTCCGTTTCTCGATCGATGAAATCTTGAAGGAACTTGAAAGCTGCGTCGCGCTTGGCATCAAGTCGATTCTTTTGTTCGGAATTCCGAGCTTTAAGGATGAAATCGCTTCGTCCGCTTACGATGACGACGGAATTGTGCAGCGTGCGGTGCGTTCCATCAAGGCGAAGTTCCCGGAACTGTATGTGATTACCGATGTGTGCCTTTGCGAATACATGAGTCATGGCCATTGCGGTATCGTCAAGGAAAATGGCGATGTGGATAACGATCCGACGCTTGAACTTTTGGCGAAGACCGCTCTTTCGCATGCGGACGCCGGTGCCGATATGGTGGCTCCTTCGGATATGATGGATGGCCGTGTGGCGGCGATACGCTCGAAACTAGATGAGAAAGGTTTCAAGGACACGCCGATTATGGCCTACAGTGCGAAGTTTGCGAGCGCCTACTACGGACCTTTCCGCGACGCGGCGGATTCCGCTCCGCACTTTGGTAACCGTAAGAGCTACCAGATGGATGTGCGTAATGGTCGAGAAGCCTTGCATGAGGTGGAACTGGATCTTGAAGAAGGAGCCGATATCGTGATGGTGAAGCCGGGCCTTGCGTTCCTCGATGTCCTGTGTCAGACGGCTGACATGAGCAATGTTCCTGTAGCCGTGTACAACGTCAGTGGTGAGTATTCGATGGTCAAGGCGGCTGCGAAAATGGGCTGGATTGACGAAAATGCCATCATCCGCGAAAATCTGCTGGCCTTCAAGCGCGCCGGTGCCGATATTATCATTACCTATCACGCCAAGGAAGCGCTGGAACGGGGCCTGCTGAAATAG
- a CDS encoding NAD(P)-dependent oxidoreductase: protein MKAILIIAHHCILPGAYKGFEEILDRLHHDMPGTRVASTSLLDLENDLRALLREDVESVTLLPYLLLNGQHTKNDVPKVVARLQAEFPEIPITLLPCLGDWKEFASMVVDGVRNAQVGMCRTERSEESRCSLDSSATPDSIDFGSRMTGFAWDDARMLRAHASNFFSIELNLEGRNVLVVGGGRIALRKVKTLLPTGARITVVAPQFDPEFKSLDSLTTPDSRMTGSAQKDSLTSVTLIKRAYEPLDLRSVFMVFICTDQPTVNAQVSNDAHARRILVNNACDYLDGDFIVPARMDFGENIAVTVSTQGRAPSLAKKLKQKIQAEWAEGLEQVEKEFYES from the coding sequence ATGAAAGCGATTTTGATCATTGCGCACCACTGCATTTTGCCGGGGGCATATAAGGGGTTTGAAGAGATTCTTGACCGGCTGCATCACGATATGCCGGGTACCCGCGTGGCCAGTACGAGCCTTCTGGACCTCGAAAACGACCTTCGTGCACTCCTGCGCGAAGACGTGGAGTCCGTGACGCTGTTGCCTTACCTGCTTTTGAACGGTCAGCATACCAAGAATGACGTGCCCAAGGTAGTGGCCCGCTTGCAGGCGGAATTCCCGGAAATTCCGATAACCCTGTTGCCCTGTCTTGGCGACTGGAAAGAATTTGCAAGCATGGTGGTGGACGGCGTCCGAAATGCACAGGTTGGAATGTGTCGTACTGAACGTAGTGAAGAATCTAGATGTTCTTTAGATTCTTCGGCTACGCCTGATTCTATCGACTTCGGCTCCAGAATGACAGGCTTCGCTTGGGATGATGCTAGAATGCTGCGAGCTCATGCCTCAAATTTCTTCTCCATCGAGCTGAATCTTGAAGGCAGGAATGTGCTTGTGGTCGGCGGTGGCCGTATCGCGCTCCGCAAGGTGAAAACGCTTTTGCCCACGGGAGCCCGTATTACGGTGGTCGCCCCGCAGTTCGACCCTGAATTTAAGTCTTTAGATTCTTTGACTACGCCTGATTCCAGAATGACAGGCTCCGCTCAGAAAGACTCTTTGACGTCCGTAACGTTGATTAAACGTGCATACGAACCGCTCGACCTTCGCAGCGTCTTTATGGTGTTTATCTGCACCGACCAGCCCACGGTCAATGCCCAGGTGTCTAACGATGCCCACGCCCGTCGCATTCTGGTGAATAACGCGTGTGACTACCTTGACGGTGACTTTATCGTGCCTGCCCGTATGGATTTCGGCGAAAATATTGCGGTGACGGTTTCTACCCAGGGGCGTGCCCCGTCGCTCGCCAAGAAGCTCAAGCAGAAAATTCAGGCCGAGTGGGCCGAAGGCCTCGAACAGGTCGAAAAAGAATTCTACGAATCGTGA